The following proteins are encoded in a genomic region of Sorangiineae bacterium MSr12523:
- a CDS encoding DsbA family protein gives MTFAHFKAGLLLVAALGSVMRTASCHGQSSASGGGGEAAKDPQTPANVDLPGVDTSVLTPREKTEWSTYVNEFLSPCADTPVPISQCVKEKRSCTKCTPAAKFLVKGVRDGQSRDQIEKAYKNRFDATAIKNVPLDGSPSRGPESAPVTIVEFADFECPFCAMFAPILDKTVEENSSKVRFVYKFLPLSGHPHGEIAARAGYAAFKQGKFWEMDKKMFANREHLEQSDLDSYAKELGLDMAKFKADANSAAATERIATDKKLADQLQVKGTPTIYINGREFDARTAESGLKEWIALELSIAGVDPKAAAAPAPATSAAAGLDASRDAKK, from the coding sequence ATGACTTTCGCACATTTTAAGGCAGGCCTTCTTCTCGTGGCGGCGCTCGGTTCGGTGATGCGGACGGCCTCGTGCCATGGGCAGTCGTCGGCGAGCGGTGGTGGTGGCGAGGCGGCGAAGGATCCGCAAACCCCCGCGAACGTCGACCTGCCGGGTGTCGACACCAGCGTCCTCACCCCGCGTGAGAAGACGGAGTGGTCCACGTACGTGAACGAGTTCCTCTCGCCGTGCGCGGACACGCCCGTTCCCATCTCGCAATGCGTGAAGGAGAAGCGCTCCTGCACCAAGTGCACCCCGGCCGCCAAGTTCCTGGTCAAGGGCGTGCGCGACGGGCAATCGCGCGATCAGATCGAGAAGGCCTACAAGAATCGGTTCGATGCGACGGCCATCAAGAACGTGCCCCTCGACGGATCGCCGTCGCGCGGGCCGGAGTCGGCGCCGGTGACCATCGTCGAGTTCGCAGACTTCGAGTGCCCCTTCTGCGCGATGTTCGCCCCCATCCTCGACAAGACGGTGGAGGAGAACTCGAGCAAGGTGCGCTTCGTGTACAAGTTCCTTCCCCTCTCCGGGCACCCGCACGGCGAGATTGCCGCGCGCGCGGGCTATGCCGCGTTCAAGCAGGGCAAGTTCTGGGAGATGGACAAGAAGATGTTCGCCAACCGCGAGCATCTCGAGCAGAGCGACCTGGATAGCTACGCCAAAGAGCTCGGGCTCGACATGGCCAAGTTCAAGGCCGACGCCAACTCCGCCGCGGCCACCGAGCGCATCGCCACCGACAAGAAGCTGGCCGACCAGCTCCAGGTGAAGGGCACGCCGACCATCTACATCAACGGGCGCGAGTTCGATGCGCGCACCGCCGAGTCGGGCCTGAAAGAGTGGATCGCACTGGAGCTCTCCATCGCCGGCGTCGATCCCAAGGCCGCCGCGGCACCCGCGCCTGCGACATCCGCTGCCGCAGGTCTCGACGCTTCGCGAGACGCCAAGAAATGA